One segment of Nodosilinea sp. PGN35 DNA contains the following:
- a CDS encoding chlororespiratory reduction protein 7, which yields MPDAIMYQGEMFVVLMPGTAEEFLTPEELLERLTGLLGDRQADLPRDLQRFTTAAEQARHLRDTACEFELSPGEAMQWYVVRLEK from the coding sequence ATGCCCGATGCCATTATGTACCAAGGGGAGATGTTCGTCGTCCTCATGCCCGGCACCGCTGAAGAATTTCTCACCCCCGAGGAGCTGCTGGAGCGGCTGACGGGGCTGCTGGGCGATCGCCAGGCGGATCTGCCCCGCGACCTCCAGCGTTTTACCACCGCTGCCGAGCAGGCCCGCCACCTGCGCGACACCGCCTGCGAATTTGAACTCAGCCCCGGTGAAGCCATGCAGTGGTACGTCGTCCGGCTAGAGAAATAA